Proteins from a genomic interval of Zingiber officinale cultivar Zhangliang chromosome 1B, Zo_v1.1, whole genome shotgun sequence:
- the LOC121984790 gene encoding auxin-responsive protein IAA10-like isoform X2, whose protein sequence is MARVCGFDGGVASPESVSSVSKAVAREADDLEVEDVGGGSVGEREEEEVMDEEWGDEAEAEAELELGLALGSVKKGKASASSPHRASCCRILTAKDFPSRASQRSPCSFVSASSGTNLGGGAGVVGTKRAAESVSPDVGVSPHPPSQALVGWPPIRASRMNNLSNHSKGTTSDVEATTVKKTNRNNGNNSTSQVVNGCKDQENKGKVLQGTFFVKVKMDGDPIGRKVDLHVHNSYETLAAALELMFNKPTMTLTLANTVHGSRFSKLLDGSSEFALTYEDKDGDWMLVGDVPWQMFLETVKRLRMMKTSDAHGLSKSGQFGKRPDCFCSTMSVDQ, encoded by the exons ATGGCCAGGGTTTGCGGATTCGACGGAGGCGTCGCGTCGCCGGAGTCGGTGTCTTCCGTGTCGAAGGCGGTGGCTAGGGAGGCGGATGATTTGGAGGTGGAGGATGTGGGTGGGGGGTCGGTGGGGgagagggaggaggaggaggtgatgGATGAAGAGTGGGGTGacgaggcggaggcggaggcagAGCTAGAGCTGGGGCTGGCTTTAGGCTCGGTAAAGAAGGGGAAGGCGTCAGCCTCTTCGCCTCACCGGGCATCGTGCTGCCGCATCCTGACAGCGAAGGATTTCCCCTCGCGTGCTTCGCAGAGGTCTCCCTGCTCCTTTGTGTCCGCATCATCCGGCACCAACTTGGGCGGAGGTGCCGGCGTCGTCGGGACCAAACGTGCTGCAGAATCTGTCTCCCCGGACGTCGGCGTTTCCCCACATCCTCCTAG TCAAGCGTTGGTTGGATGGCCGCCTATAAGGGCTTCTAGGATGAACAACTTGTCCAACCACTCCAAAGGCACCACCTCTGACGTCGAAGCCACCACTGTTAAGAAGACCAACCGCAACAACGGTAACAACAGCACCAGTCAGGTGGTCAATGGTTGCAAGGATCAGGAGAACAAAGGGAAGGTGTTGCAGGGTACTTTCTTCGTTAAAGTGAAAATGGACGGTGACCCCATTGGAAGGAAGGTGGATCTTCATGTCCATAACTCATATGAAACTCTTGCTGCTGCACTTGAGCTCATGTTTAACAAGCCAACCATGACATTAACCCTCGCTAACACTGTCC ATGGATCAAGGTTCTCAAAGTTGTTAGATGGTTCTTCTGAGTTTGCTCTTACTTATGAAGACAAGGATGGTGATTGGATGCTTGTCGGAGATGTGCCTTGGCA AATGTTTCTGGAAACAGTCAAGAGACTTCGAATGATGAAAACCTCAGATGCGCATGGTCTAAGCAAATCAGGTCAGTTTGGAAAG CGACCAGATTGCTTTTGTTCAACAATGTCAGTAGATCAGTAG
- the LOC121984790 gene encoding auxin-responsive protein IAA10-like isoform X1, producing the protein MARVCGFDGGVASPESVSSVSKAVAREADDLEVEDVGGGSVGEREEEEVMDEEWGDEAEAEAELELGLALGSVKKGKASASSPHRASCCRILTAKDFPSRASQRSPCSFVSASSGTNLGGGAGVVGTKRAAESVSPDVGVSPHPPSQALVGWPPIRASRMNNLSNHSKGTTSDVEATTVKKTNRNNGNNSTSQVVNGCKDQENKGKVLQGTFFVKVKMDGDPIGRKVDLHVHNSYETLAAALELMFNKPTMTLTLANTVHGSRFSKLLDGSSEFALTYEDKDGDWMLVGDVPWQMFLETVKRLRMMKTSDAHGLSKSATRLLLFNNVSRSVVAWAA; encoded by the exons ATGGCCAGGGTTTGCGGATTCGACGGAGGCGTCGCGTCGCCGGAGTCGGTGTCTTCCGTGTCGAAGGCGGTGGCTAGGGAGGCGGATGATTTGGAGGTGGAGGATGTGGGTGGGGGGTCGGTGGGGgagagggaggaggaggaggtgatgGATGAAGAGTGGGGTGacgaggcggaggcggaggcagAGCTAGAGCTGGGGCTGGCTTTAGGCTCGGTAAAGAAGGGGAAGGCGTCAGCCTCTTCGCCTCACCGGGCATCGTGCTGCCGCATCCTGACAGCGAAGGATTTCCCCTCGCGTGCTTCGCAGAGGTCTCCCTGCTCCTTTGTGTCCGCATCATCCGGCACCAACTTGGGCGGAGGTGCCGGCGTCGTCGGGACCAAACGTGCTGCAGAATCTGTCTCCCCGGACGTCGGCGTTTCCCCACATCCTCCTAG TCAAGCGTTGGTTGGATGGCCGCCTATAAGGGCTTCTAGGATGAACAACTTGTCCAACCACTCCAAAGGCACCACCTCTGACGTCGAAGCCACCACTGTTAAGAAGACCAACCGCAACAACGGTAACAACAGCACCAGTCAGGTGGTCAATGGTTGCAAGGATCAGGAGAACAAAGGGAAGGTGTTGCAGGGTACTTTCTTCGTTAAAGTGAAAATGGACGGTGACCCCATTGGAAGGAAGGTGGATCTTCATGTCCATAACTCATATGAAACTCTTGCTGCTGCACTTGAGCTCATGTTTAACAAGCCAACCATGACATTAACCCTCGCTAACACTGTCC ATGGATCAAGGTTCTCAAAGTTGTTAGATGGTTCTTCTGAGTTTGCTCTTACTTATGAAGACAAGGATGGTGATTGGATGCTTGTCGGAGATGTGCCTTGGCA AATGTTTCTGGAAACAGTCAAGAGACTTCGAATGATGAAAACCTCAGATGCGCATGGTCTAAGCAAATCAG CGACCAGATTGCTTTTGTTCAACAATGTCAGTAGATCAGTAGTTGCCTGGGCTGCCTAG